The following nucleotide sequence is from Juglans microcarpa x Juglans regia isolate MS1-56 chromosome 6D, Jm3101_v1.0, whole genome shotgun sequence.
tttattaattgttttaaatacaaacttcttttatttctgtttgttagttctttattttttttttgaaaaatgctaatGACTCTTAACTGTTTCCACCAAATGCGTGACTCATGTATGTTACTCAaaggggaaaaataaataataaaaaaaaaaaaaccatttacaTTGGTATGCATATTTGGAGTGTATCCTAGCATTATACTTTTCCTTTTACAAACTTCTGGTTAgacagatgaaatgaaataaaaattaaataaaatattgatataataaaattttttaaaattatttttattttgagatttgaaaaaaaatgaattatttattatattctgtaTGAacgtttggaaaaattataatgattagacgAAATGAAATGACATCCCAAACCATCTTGTGGTACATTTGAACACGTGGTGTCTAGTGATTGGGGAAATATAATTGGCATTTGGTGGGTTGGTCGTAATTACAAGAGCTATTTAGCTCGAAAAAACCGAAGTTGAGGAGGCCAATTCATTCCAACGTTTTAATCCGAAAGCGCCTAACACCAAATGTTTTAACGAAGATGTAGCCAAGGCCACGGAATCAGGGGCGTTTTAATAAGGTGAAAGTTATCGCATAAGAGCAGCAATAAAACCACACCGAAGTTATCTCACAGGAAATGCAAGAAGGTGTCCCCAATATTGCAAATATGCATTACGTATAGAGTCGAATGGGAATCTCGAAAGCTACtcgaataataataataataataataataataataataataataataatattattattattattattatgagagAAGAAAGTCATATACCAACAGAAAAAACCTTGCATAAGCTATTCCTAAGGATATGCACTCCcgaaaaaggtaaaaaatacTTTGCCACATTCCAGCATTCACCCAGACTAAAAGGAGAGAAATCATATAAGAGTACCCATCATTTATGTTGTTTCCATCACTATTATAGATTGACATCTTAGTTCTACAACTCTTGTAAACTCCAAACGTTCTTATAACAAGCAACAAAAGGTGATTGCAGCCTCAAATTTGCCCATATCTCAACCAATCAAATGGTCATCGTATATCAGATAAATGAGACATCAATCACAAGGAATATGTATGTTTCGTAAATTTGGGAAGGGCCATGCACAGAGACAACTAAAAGCATTTGTTGGAGCAAAATGTTCGGAATTTACTTTGTCAGAGAATAAAAATGAACCCTACTTCCATACAAAAAAGAGTTCTGTAAGAAATTTGAGAACTCATGGTTAATCAACTTTCCAGAATGAGCAAATGGAACAGGTGCATTTGGATAATGAGCGGAGATGTATCAGAAATAAGTTGGACATGCATAGCTTACTAGATTGTCTTGTGTCGACAGATGTGGTTTGTGTAAGGGAATGTAATATTCAAAGAACTACACTGGATATAACCAGTACGTGTTATGTTGCGTTATGACTTCAATGGTGACTAAATTACCATGCCTAGTAAGTCCACACATCTGTCATTTGgcaattgattttttattagcaCTAATCCTGGAAGTGTACAGGCCCATGGCAATTGATTGTGGTTGACTAACATACACGTACTCTTCTTTGAGGGAGTTAATCCTCCAATTAGACAATGAAACTGAAAAGAGCAACCAATTTTACTCCGTTTACTTCTCAACAAGCTAAGGGGAGTTGCACCAACAggtctctttatcttcttccaGGCTAAACCTGGCTTCTTCAAAGTGAAGGCAAATACAGCATACATCTCTATGTAATTAACTCCTTGATGACAAAGAACTGTCCGTCCCAGTTTAGAAAGCTAGACGTCCAGGTTTAGAAAGGAAGACGACAAACAAAACATATGAACGTTAATGAAGGATCAGAACCAAAGTGAGAACACATAAAAGTAATGGATGTCAAAAGACCCATAAGAGCACCAACCTCTCCGGAATTGTGAAAGTAGTAGTGACTTCTAGTTTTCAACAGTTGCAGTTGTAATTCGCAATGGTCGTTGTCTTTCCTGCTCATCATTTCGTCTCCAAAAAGCCCTCCTCCACCAAACTTCAAAACCTCTTTGTATGTTTGGACAATCTTCACCCGAATTCAGGAAACGATTAAACCAAGCAAGCAAAATATCCTGTTGCCAAGAGAGAGGCAGAGTGAGAATGGTGTTACTAAGACCATCTTCTATTAAGTGACGGTCAAGGCCTCTTGATGCCCTCCTCATCCATCCGAAATCATCATAAAATGGCTCTAGCCATGTCCTCAGTAGCAAGCACCTCACATCTTTAGAAGCCAATAGCTGCCCCTTCCCAATCCCAACAAATAGCCGTGCTGTAACTCTGCTAACCTCGAACCTATGAACTGCGGCCACTTTAGAATGTGCAGCAGACAATTCAGATTGTGATGCCCATGTTCTCAAAAAATCCTCAGCTATCTGCCTATCGATCAGAATATCCAAAATCCAATGTAAATTATCTGCTTGTCGCGCAATCTGGCCCACATCCTGTAAGTGCGACCCGGCTGCCTGCATAAAATTGTGGCGAAGCAATTGCAAACACCCATCACAAGCCGAGTACAATGATTCTTTCCGAAGGTCATTCTGCGAAGAATTCTCACGAAGCATCTTCGATACCAACCCCTTCATTTCTCGCCTTGCCTTCTCGTCTTTACCTTCAAGAACTACATGTAAAAGTTTAAGCAGCACTTCTTCATTGTCTTTACCATCATCAGCTCCATTAGCAACGTCAATTGAAACCCTTTTCAAAACTTCCCCAGCTCCGACACTGTCAAGGCGGAGTTCTGACAATAACGAAGCCACcttctcttcttcatcctcttccCACGGCGCAGCTTCTAAGTACTCCAAGCAAGACAAAACCCCAGCATCAAACCCAATTGCAGCCGATACCTAGGCAAGAACACAAACAGTTTGGGTCCCATTTCAAGACAGCCCAAAACGCATATAATTAAGCGCAAATGTTATATCTTTCGCAACTCTCAAGCAGCATTTCCTAAAACCCACAGTTCCTTTTAATATGACAAATCCGTCTATTCCTAGAGTATATCAGCAATGAAACAGAGGCTAAAAACCttgaaacagaaaaagaaacattACCTTTAAGATGCCAAGAACTCTGAGAACATCCTCTTTCATAAGCTTCTTCCTCAGATCCTTACAGTACATCAACCTCAAGGTTTCGATGTAAACCTCGACGTCGTCGCAGTCCGCAATCTCCACGACGCACGGCGACCCTGCTAATCTCTGCGGCTTCGTCCACAGCTCAGACAACTTGACCGAAAAGAACCGGCTGTGAGCGACGAGAATCTGACGGTGGAGATTCACGGAGACACTGACGCCATCCTTGGAGCTCAAGGTGAGCTTTATGTCGCTCGAGGTCGAGTCGTTGAACTGGTTTCCAGGGCTGCGGGTCGATAAGATCTCGGAGATTCGCTGCATTGTTAGGGCTTGCTGGTCCTGGGGTGAGATTTGGGGGAGTTGCGGTTTGGGGACTGGCACGACGGCGTTTTGGGGTGGGATCTGGGTTCTGGAATGATGGAGATCGAGCTCGCTGGCCATCATTTCGAGAAGGGTCGGACTGGATCGGATCGCCTTGTCGGGTGGAGGAGGTGGTGACATTGGGTTGAGAAGCCCGGCGGTGAGGACCGAGTTAAATTTGGTAAAGCCGGAAGAAAACGTATCCCGGTCGTTCATTGTGGTGGGTGTAAAGTCCATGACCGGCGATAGACTACCCGGAGAGAATCTGATCCTGAAGGTCGATGGTGAATCGGAAGgcgaagatgatgaaaatgaggaCGAGTTAATGGGGTCCTGTTTCGAGTTCGTTGCACGTCGGGGATTCGAAGGTTGAGGCGGAGGAGATGGTGGAGGAGGTGGAGGACTTGGGACGGGTTTCGAAGCGGGATAGCACCAGGGGTGGTGGTCAGGGGTTTGAATGGTGGGCGGGTCGAGCTTCCGAGAGGAGTGTCCTGTAGAGTCGGAAGTAGCAGTAGCGGAGATGGTAGTCTCGCGGCACTTGCGGCGTTTGGGCTTGGTGTGTTGGGTTTGGGCTTTAAGGTGAGTAGTGGTCGTAGTTGCCGCAGCCATGAAATGCAGGTGTTAATGGTGTGTGGGGTTGTTGTCAGTTTGTTTATGACGTTGGCATCAGAGAACGgcacagacagacagacagagaatattattaaaaaaaatggcgaTGGAAACGAGACAGGTGATCGAGAAAGAGACAGGAAAACAAGAGAGGGACTGAACTATTGACTACTGAGGAAGCAATTTAATGTGGGAGAGACGAGTCCAAAGTATCTGCTCTGTTTGTGCGCGCCTGAGTGTTGCACTGTTGCGTCCAGATTGGCTCTTCCTCTTGGTGACTTCGGCCTTATAATATGCGGCTTTGGAACTGTCTTTATAGGAACGGGCAAGAGTGAGAggtgtatgagagagagagagagagagagagagagagagagacatccCACAAATGAGTAATTGTTTGCGTGGGATTCCTTTGTTTTTTATGCTTGCAGAATGAGCAACAATATCCGGTGTGGTTCGTTGCTTCGACGGGTGGGAATGGGACTTCTTTTGTAATCAAAATGGCCTGAGTGCTCCTAATTGCCTAAAGATATACATAATCTGTCATCATTTGCAGATGAAGTAAGACATGCGTTTACACGTTGTTGAGAGAGTCATGGTCACCACAGGGTCCAATGCTGTCCATTCATAAGACTTGTTTATTTCCGTTATAAACTACAATGATTCCTTATGTCTCCAACACTTTTGATTGATTGGAGCTTTGTATACCTCTCGGAAAGAATGTTAATTCTGAGCGTCAAACTCCATACACTCAGATGtcaccccccctccccccctggCACCACTCATTAGAACCGGATCTCTATCTGATTTTGGCTATTTTTTACACGAGAAATCTTGTTCATTCTAACGACCAAACAGTAGTTACTGTCGAGagatttccatatatatatatatttgaccaACAAATTCCAAAGTCGACTTACTGTTGTGTTCAAAATCGTATTAAAGCCAGATACCAAAGGTAAAAGTGAAAGTAAGGGCACATAAATGAGATGGTATCAGTTTGTTGAACTTAAAATGAGTACCGATGGTGGAGTTTGGACAAAGGGAGCCTTGGCTTACATGAGCTAAGCTCCTTTTCATTACAGGCTGTGATGTGGTCTTCCTTTTTCACtcacacaaaacacttttcttcTGGGTTTAatttgagggaaaaaaagaagaaagatttgCAGAGGGTAGGCCCTGAAATGGTTGGCATGTAGCTAATCCAAAGGAGGATCCTATCAACATGGGGATTCTATGCATTTGGAATATCGTCATATTTATCTTAGTGGCCTActgtttttctttccaaatccACAAAAAATGGTGAGGTAATATGATGATAGTGGCTGCTCCTGACCCACGTTTGGAATTATGGTCACCCCCAAGCATAAACTATGATTGTCCCTATGTCCTTGTCTAACTATTGAAATGCTTTAAAGTTCACAGTATTACAAAGCAAGCTGCTTGCCGATTTGtttcgtttcttttcttttctttcttcggATTTCTTCGAGACATCATTCAGAGTCAGTATCGAGGTGTCTTGGAATAAATCGAACAAAAGAAGCcctatagggaaaaaaaaaaattcttcaatgaaaaaaaaaaaaaaaaaaaaaaaagatttatgaTAGTTGATTAGTAGATTGTATGACAAAAAGCCACGTAGACAAAAGCCCAAATGTAGAATTTATTAGCTTCCgcaaaatggtgaaaatatgtTAGGATCAAactacaacattaatatatatatatatatatagaaaggatcagtattaatactattattttcagaaagaaatgaatacaacgaaaaaataaaaagaattcctaatatgattttatcaatcatatttttaacaagcacaaaaaaaattttaaaacagacaTTATCCTGACAAATATGAGCAGTATtaagtgttatatatatattctattatagaAGCGTTGGTATGTGAACAGTATATGCTCCAATGAGTATTGTTCAGACATGGTTCtaatcattatttctttttatcattttgtaatAGAGAATATCTTCCCACAGATGCTACCGCTCTCCCCTAAAAAAGGGCAtccaataaaattatgataCATAGGCACTCCATTTACCAACAATGTGGTCACATTGTAGCGGATTGAGTAAACAATCTTCCATTTCTCCCGTATCCCATTTTCCcttcctcccactctctctcctctccctccggAATTGCAAACCCCTCCCTCGAGCCCATGCCCCACCCCCTCCTTCCCTCCCATCGAGCCCTAGCCCTAGCCCTAGCCCCAcccctccttccctccctctttCTTGGTAAAATTTCgaagaaaacccaaaaactcACGCCAAAACCAATTTTCGTGGGTTCATCGGGCTGCAACGAGTGAAGGGTACGATGGGCTGGAGAGGTTTGTCGAGCTGCAACGGCTGGAGGGCTGGAACTAGCTGAAGGGTGCGACGGGTTGCGATGGGCTGGAGAGGTCCGTTGGGCTGCAACAGGTTGGAGATCTCTAGCTAGCTGCGACGGGCTGTGGAGGTGCGGCGGTGTAGAGTGCAAAGGGGGTTACGACGATGTGGATAGTGAGAACTCAGGAGAGAGTGCAGAGGgggaaaataaatttacaatgtaTTTGATTTTACTATTATGTAATATGGCTCatgaaatttacatgaggatTGCTTACGTGTAGGAATTTCATTTGTTGCCGTTGAGGCTTGAGAACGGCTTACCCATTGAGAAGAGGGACTCTTTGTAATATTGTTTCTAATAAAcgttttttcatttaatttttaaaaaatgataattaaaatgatgatagatatatttttttctgcTGGAGAAGGGAGGTGATGGATCTGCAGATGATTGTGGACTGGGACCGAGTTCATGGGCTGGCTCATGCGTACAAATGGTGGATTTGAAACACAGATGCAGCTGCTGGACCTTTATAGGGTTGGGGTTGATAGCTCAGGTCACTGACTATGCTTATGCTCGTCACATAGGGTCTGTAAATTGGCCCAAGTTCACATAAGGCCCATTAAACATGAACTGTACTATGGCTCCCCAGCTTGTTAAATACACATATAGTAAGGCCTTGgcaacaatgttttgaatactgtatCGGACGTCATATTGGTCAAgatactggaacgaaatattttaatattggtattgttttgtgtatattttagaatagtcgatatatgaacaaattatatatataaatatatataaattaaattctaaaatactagtttatatatgaataaattatatataaatacatatatatataaattataaatagtttagtctgaattcggggtcaaaaaataagcttgtagtttgaaaaaatgaaaaaaaattaaaggccaaAATACAGACCGGTACAGGCTAAAATATAGGTtgatacaggccgaaatataggtcAGTACGATCAGTACGAAATATATGCAATACCTGTACCGGACCAGTGGCAGGTACGGCATATTTCgatcgtaccggccggtatggtACTGTATTTGAAACACTGCTTGGAATCACGAGGCTTGACAGACATCCTTTTAAGAGCTTTGCTACTCATtaaggataaaaataaataaatcaataaccaGTAAATCGAATCAGAACAATCAAAACTGGAcctctaatttttcttttttaatatcagATTCCGAAATGGAccagttgatatatatattaattttttatattgtataaaatattttttatataattctttatattatatataatttttatatataaaataattttgtattatatagtaaattactaattaatataacattaaattttaaaatcttatataaataactatatattatcactatagtctatagtatagtagttatactaatactatatcactatatattataatatactacaatatattatcactatattattatatactataatatatatattatattatatatactaaatatatatataatatactgaaAAAACCGGACCGAAACTAGTAAAACAGGAAGTACTAGTTTAGAGGTTTAACCGGTGCGGTAttggttcttcaaatctcaaaaccaatATATACCGGTtcgattttaaaatatgttcaaaaccggtaagagaaaaaaatttaaaaaaaatatggtgtgtggtgtgtggtgcaTATATGGTGCATGTatggtgtgtgaggatgatgaatatattttttcttcttttaatataGCGTACTCATATAACATACAttcttttaatataacataCTCATGCAGAAAtgcttaatttataaattaatcttatataaaaatttataaatgaatgtGGTTTGACATGACACGTCAaattgggaatttttttttgttgtaaaagtATATATATCGCAGTAAGTCAcctcagtttataaatttagcaATTCTCCATATTTATGCATATTATGCCTAATATTTCTGGTTGCAGCTTGTACAAATTACCCATCAGAGTAAAATATTAACTACCCATAAGAGAGAAATAGTGGTGTAATGGTATGAGAAGAGTATTTCTAACGGCAAGAGTTGAGTGTaattgtaagtattatataccCCATTTTTAATCAATCATTATCTAGAGGTTGTGGGTTTATGGATTCGGCTTATAATACTCTCTCTAGCTAGTCTCGTATATTCCTTAACATGCGCAACTTGCTctctagaagaagaaaaaaaagaatttgtggTAGAGAAGtgttacaattacaaaaatatttcataaaagtaaattcacaaagtgacatgacttcatatgatacgttaaatctattttacaataaaaatagttttacaatctaatgtaccacatcaagccatatcaatttaagagtttatttttgtgggatctatttgtgactaaaatatttctcatttccGCTTTCGGGTGAACCATAATTGCAGATATAGCCTTTAGCTAAAACACTCATGCTATGCCAAAGATTTTTAATAGAGCTGGATAATGGATATAGACGTTTAATCTGGGAATCTACAAATACGCATTGAAAAATTGGAttacaacagaaaattgaactCAATTAAGAGATGGTCACTCATAGTGCTACATAAAAAAGCTTTAATTTGTTAGTGAATCCAAACACACCCCATCCATGATCTGCATACATCTAAATCAGAAAAAGTTTaaacagaaaagaaattaaaataatcgaAATTAATATATCTTGACATGGTCATTTTCTTAGACAGAAGACTTTTGGGTAAAAGCAATAAAAGGGTCACTTTCCTTGGAGATCCATGAGCaaagaaataatatatcatCAAGAGCTAGCGCGAGATGATCATGTTTTCCTGATCTGCATATCTTATATACACACTGTttgtgtttgagagagagagttgaagagCTTGACATTGGTGGAGAACATAACTTTCACAGAGAAGAGATGGATCACTTCAGATTTATAAGGATATTTTGTGTTAGGTACAAGAACACCAGACATCCCCACATGCCAACATGACCCACCATTCTGACTTGTGTCTCTGCTAATATCGTTATCTTTGCACCAGCAATCACAATGTGAATCTCCAAATCTCCCAATTCATTTTGTCTTTTCTCTTAAGCAGTGTCCAGGGTCCCATTCCCATCCAATTTCAAAGCCCTATAAATCTAAATCTACTTTTTAGACCCCTACACTGAGCTCTAAAGTTCAACAATCACCTAAATTTAAGTATAATGTCCCGTCTAATTATGCTCTTAATTGGCTTCATCCTCCCAACTCAATGAACTCATGCATTACTTTCAAGTCATGCCAAAAACAGATCgaaacaaaagatttatgagaggaaaagaaaacatatgTTTTCTGTATAAACTAGTTGGGTTTGTGTGTATGCTGATGTACCCTTAAAGGAACAGTACTTAAAGTGATGAATAATTAATAGCATGAATCAGAAGACATAGTGGCAAAGTTGAGAGAGAATCCAACTCGAGAGTCTCAGAGGGGACAAGCTCACATTTTAATTTGTACGGAAAAGTGGTGGAGGCGggagaagtgactattaatttAATTGTCAGTatttattcaaacaaatttcacCTAATTCTCAGGGTCTTTTTTTTGTACCGAACGCAAACAAAACGTGAGAATACAGCAAAGTTTCCGTCTGGGTGAGCTGTTGATCATCGAAAGCAAAAGCAACTCATGTAGCAGAGTCAGGAAACCCACCCGATTTATCTGAAAACAAAGAAGAGGACATATATACATTGTACGTATGGCTATTTCAGTAAGTAGATAGAGTTAGCTGCTACCTCTATCCTTTTTACAAAGCTTTTTGTTACAATCATATCTGCAGACTGTAATGGTAATTACATATATACGCAACTTGTGAAAAAAAGTGCTATATATGCTACTGCAACCTCATCTCCCTGTAATCCCATTTTCACAAgccataccccccccccccccccccctactGCATGCCTTGCTTGCCTTTTTAGTAGCTATTACTTACTAAAATGCtggtgtagagagagagagagagagagagagagagatctaaaCTGGATTGTTCCATAGCTCTGTGGAAAATATACC
It contains:
- the LOC121235909 gene encoding BTB/POZ domain-containing protein At1g63850-like yields the protein MAAATTTTTHLKAQTQHTKPKRRKCRETTISATATSDSTGHSSRKLDPPTIQTPDHHPWCYPASKPVPSPPPPPPSPPPQPSNPRRATNSKQDPINSSSFSSSSPSDSPSTFRIRFSPGSLSPVMDFTPTTMNDRDTFSSGFTKFNSVLTAGLLNPMSPPPPPDKAIRSSPTLLEMMASELDLHHSRTQIPPQNAVVPVPKPQLPQISPQDQQALTMQRISEILSTRSPGNQFNDSTSSDIKLTLSSKDGVSVSVNLHRQILVAHSRFFSVKLSELWTKPQRLAGSPCVVEIADCDDVEVYIETLRLMYCKDLRKKLMKEDVLRVLGILKVSAAIGFDAGVLSCLEYLEAAPWEEDEEEKVASLLSELRLDSVGAGEVLKRVSIDVANGADDGKDNEEVLLKLLHVVLEGKDEKARREMKGLVSKMLRENSSQNDLRKESLYSACDGCLQLLRHNFMQAAGSHLQDVGQIARQADNLHWILDILIDRQIAEDFLRTWASQSELSAAHSKVAAVHRFEVSRVTARLFVGIGKGQLLASKDVRCLLLRTWLEPFYDDFGWMRRASRGLDRHLIEDGLSNTILTLPLSWQQDILLAWFNRFLNSGEDCPNIQRGFEVWWRRAFWRRNDEQERQRPLRITTATVEN